In the Candidatus Omnitrophota bacterium genome, one interval contains:
- a CDS encoding deoxyguanosinetriphosphate triphosphohydrolase, which translates to MRTATGLMSREDVEAREAQWLAPYAMKSCASRGRAHPEPEDPYRTAYRRDRDRIIHTTAFRRLEYKTQVFVNHEGDHYRTRLTHTLEVAQIGVSLARLLRLNEDLVDAVCLAHDIGHPPFGHAGEDALRELMEGHGGFEHNIQGLRIVDVLETRYPNFPGLNLTWEVRESINKHRAPYAQPDLRIALDPAKAPLLESQLADVADEIAYDNHDLDDGLASGILKEDDLQSLELWRQARDAAATAQPVDGEVQRYQVIRALINRQVVDLATATAERLSAQQIDSVDAVRACRTRLVAFSEEMVRLRTPLKRLLWTQFYHHDRVVRMAQKAKRCLTELFPIYLRAPEQLPNTTRLRIAKGDDPYRVVCDYIAGMTDRYCLGEYRKLCGPVERVSE; encoded by the coding sequence ATGCGCACCGCCACCGGTTTGATGTCGCGCGAAGACGTGGAAGCGCGCGAAGCGCAGTGGCTCGCCCCGTATGCCATGAAGAGCTGCGCCAGCCGCGGGCGCGCGCATCCGGAGCCGGAAGACCCCTACCGCACCGCCTATCGCCGCGACCGCGACCGGATCATCCACACCACGGCGTTTCGCCGCCTCGAATACAAAACGCAGGTCTTCGTCAATCACGAAGGCGACCATTACCGGACGCGCCTGACCCACACGCTGGAAGTCGCCCAGATCGGCGTCTCGCTCGCCCGCCTGCTGCGATTGAACGAGGATCTCGTCGATGCGGTCTGCTTGGCCCATGACATCGGCCACCCCCCCTTCGGCCACGCCGGGGAAGACGCGCTCCGCGAGCTGATGGAGGGGCACGGCGGCTTTGAGCACAACATCCAGGGCTTGCGGATCGTGGACGTGCTGGAAACCCGCTACCCGAATTTTCCAGGGCTGAACCTGACCTGGGAGGTCCGCGAAAGCATCAACAAGCACCGCGCTCCGTACGCCCAGCCGGATTTGCGGATCGCGCTGGATCCGGCGAAAGCCCCGCTCCTTGAAAGCCAGCTCGCCGACGTCGCCGATGAAATCGCCTATGATAATCATGATCTTGACGACGGCTTGGCATCGGGTATCCTTAAGGAGGATGATCTGCAGTCGCTTGAGCTATGGCGGCAGGCCCGCGATGCCGCCGCCACGGCGCAGCCGGTCGACGGGGAGGTGCAGCGGTATCAAGTCATCCGCGCGCTGATCAACCGGCAAGTGGTTGATCTGGCCACGGCCACCGCCGAGCGCCTCAGCGCACAGCAGATCGACTCGGTGGATGCGGTGCGGGCATGCCGCACGCGGCTGGTCGCCTTCAGCGAAGAGATGGTGCGCCTTCGAACTCCGCTCAAACGCCTGCTCTGGACCCAGTTCTATCACCACGACCGGGTGGTCCGCATGGCGCAGAAAGCCAAACGATGCCTCACTGAGCTCTTTCCCATCTATCTTCGCGCGCCGGAGCAGCTGCCCAACACGACGCGCTTGCGCATCGCCAAGGGAGACGACCCCTATCGAGTCGTCTGCGACTATATCGCCGGCATGACCGATCGCTATTGTTTGGGAGAATACCGGAAGCTGTGCGGCCCTGTGGAGCGGGTGTCGGAATGA
- a CDS encoding HIT domain-containing protein, with product MDNPEALRRLWAPWRDAFIRGKKPRGCVFCRAKRSRAADRRNLVIARGPHAFAILNLYPYNNGHLMIAPYRHIGRIDALTAEEWLDIRRLLQALSRKLRQRLHPHGMNVGVNLGRAAGAGVLGHLHVHLVPRWIGDENFMPVLGRTKVLSQSLRQLHALLTNA from the coding sequence ATGGACAATCCTGAGGCGCTCCGCCGTCTGTGGGCGCCGTGGCGCGACGCGTTTATCCGCGGCAAGAAACCGCGCGGCTGCGTGTTCTGCCGCGCGAAGCGCTCCCGAGCCGCCGACCGCCGGAACCTCGTCATCGCGCGGGGCCCCCACGCCTTCGCGATCCTGAACCTCTATCCCTACAATAACGGCCACCTGATGATCGCGCCGTACCGCCACATTGGACGGATCGACGCGCTGACCGCCGAGGAATGGCTCGATATCCGGCGGCTGCTGCAAGCGCTCTCACGGAAACTGCGGCAACGGCTGCATCCCCACGGCATGAACGTCGGCGTCAACCTCGGGCGCGCCGCAGGGGCCGGCGTGCTAGGGCACCTGCACGTTCACCTCGTCCCGCGCTGGATCGGCGATGAGAACTTCATGCCGGTCCTCGGGCGCACGAAAGTCCTCTCGCAATCGCTGCGGCAACTGCACGCGTTGCTCACGAACGCGTAA